In one window of Bemisia tabaci chromosome 4, PGI_BMITA_v3 DNA:
- the LOC109031488 gene encoding dymeclin, whose product MGITHSNLVVNADESIKNDLMLKFIGVEHIPLTDPFWAQFLSCSLKPPSNRLEEDAFMERIKPVCVAMTSSNLKTANFTTMLQYLMALCQELRDSVDSSKTVSNTIQWQCFNGLFISRCYAKYLVLNTPEGELVRQFNIEATPQDKLEGEMRKEDTKPLLERFVSKLVNLVYQLPLTETTYNIHFETTNNLLTLLSTQMFTTTPANQLEVYRIMMENEHAKALTFALVDRIVHQTCPPSNSNSSILIGLASDLWSLLWKSSNYNEIEAHLTTHSVIILLILVNHCAGPNNPYRQALSSYDRDLAAVYKSLCSTIHREENTLLLYHLLHVNQNFKTFLLAQTDIENLVIPLLKVVYNNNNVEKKCHHIYMSLIILLILTEDPLFNKTVHNTFIKSVPWYSERVLPEISLGGLIILVTTRTVQYNLLRTRDKYLHTNCLAALANMSAQFTNLHPYVCQRILGLFEILAKTYSRGNGDSTALEEALRIVLEVINSCLAHQLVQNTNLVYTLLYKKEIFEPFRGHEAFSDVVKNIDLVINYFTNKLSSEESIDVDEVLAKVQFWAVQWPRELIDKFPDLKFKYVEDDKPEEFFIPYVWSLVEQETLMSWEASVYKLT is encoded by the exons ATGGGTATTACTCACAGCAATTTGGTGGTGAATGCAGACGAATCCATCAAGAATGATTTGATGCTGAAATTTATCGGAGTTGAGCACATCCCACTCACAGATCCATTTTGGGCTCAATTTCTCTCCTGCTCGCTGAAGCCACCGAGCAACAG GTTGGAGGAGGATGCATTCATGGAGCGAATCAAACCGGTGTGTGTTGCAATGACTTCAAGCAATCTTAAGACTGCTAATTTCACGACTATGCTTCAGTATCTCATGGCTCTGTGTCAAGAATTGAGAGATAGTGTAGATTCTAGTAAAACTGTCAG CAATACAATTCAATGGCAATGTTTCAATGGACTTTTCATCTCCCGGTGCTATGCCAAGTATCTTGTTTTAAATACCCCAGAGGGGGAGTTAGTGCGTCAGTTCAACATCGAGG CAACACCACAAGACAAATTAGAAGGTGAAATGAGAAAGGAGGACACGAAACCTTTGCTAGAAAGATTTGTGTCAAAATTAGTGAACCTTGTCTATCAGTTGCCTTTGAC TGAGACAACTTACAATATTCATTTTGAGACAACAAATAATCTTCTGACCTTACTGTCAACTCAGATGTTCACAACCACACCTGCAAATCAGCTTGAGGTTTACAG GATAATGATGGAGAATGAACATGCCAAAGCCTTGACATTCGCCTTGGTGGATCGTATTGTGCATCAAACTTGTCCTCCCTCTAACTCTAACAGTAGCATCCTGATCGGTCTTGCAT CGGACCTTTGGAGTTTGCTCTGGAAATCTAGTAATTACAATGAAATAGAGGCCCACCTAACAACGCATTCTGTCATTATTCTTCTCATCCTAGTCAACCACTGTGCAGGCCCTAATAACCCCTACCGTCAAGCTCTGAGTAGTTACGACCGAGATTTGGCGGCTGTATACAAATCATTGTGTAGCACTATACACCGGGAAGAAAACACTCTTCTTCTCTATCATCTGCTCCATGTCAACCAGAATTTCAAAACGTTCCTGCTAGCACAAACTGACATTGAAAATTTG gttATACCGCTTTTAAAAGTAGTCTACAATAACAATAATGTGGAAAAAAAGTGTCACCATATCTACATGTCCCTCATCATTCTACTGATCCTGACTGAGGATCCCCTATTCAATAAGACGGTCCATAATACGTTCATCAAAAGTGTACCCTGGTACTCAGAAAGAGTCCTTCCTGAG ATTTCTTTAGGAGGCCTTATTATCCTTGTGACAACACGGACAGTGCAGTATAATCTTCTTCGCACTCGAGACAAATACCTTCACACCAATTGTTTAGCTGCTCTAGCCAACATGTCTGCCCAGTTCACGAACCTCCATCCATATGTATGTCAAAGAATCTTGGGTCTTTTCGAAATTCTAGCCAAGACATATTCTCGAGGTAATGGCGACTCCACTGCTCTGGAAGAAGCACTTCGTATTGTTTTGGAAGTGATAAACTCATGTTTGGCACATCAGCTTgtacaaaatacaaatttaGTTTATACTTTACTCTATAAGAAGgaaatttttgagccatttagAGGTCATGAGGCATTTTCTGATGTTGTGAAAAATATCGATCTGGTAATCAATTATTTCACAAATAAATTGAGCAGCGAAGAGAGTATAGATGTCGATGAGGTTCTGGCCAAAGTTCAGTTCTGGGCAGTGCAGTGGCCGCGTGAGCTCATCGATAAGTTTCCGGATTTGAAGTTCAAGTATGTTGAAGATGACAAACCTGaagaatttttcattccttaCGTCTGGTCCTTAGTAGAACAGGAGACTTTAATGTCTTGGGAAGCATCTGTATATAAGTTAACGTAA